The Calditerrivibrio nitroreducens DSM 19672 genome window below encodes:
- a CDS encoding NUDIX hydrolase, whose translation MKDRWKFLDKKKIFSDNILDISHHHWEFTAKGVSTPFTSIDTNDWVVIIPELQNGKIALVRQFRPIVNEWTLEFPGGAINRGESHFDAAKRELEEETSLISDQLILLSTMRPNPAIMSNRCYVYLATNCKPDGRYNFDPFEDITVIDYTKSEVESLIRNGEITHSVVLGAYACYKLFGVSNG comes from the coding sequence ATGAAAGATCGATGGAAATTTCTGGATAAAAAAAAGATTTTTTCAGATAATATATTAGATATAAGTCATCACCATTGGGAGTTTACCGCAAAAGGGGTATCCACCCCTTTTACCTCCATTGACACAAACGATTGGGTTGTGATTATTCCCGAGCTTCAAAATGGTAAAATTGCTCTTGTAAGGCAATTTAGACCTATTGTGAATGAATGGACACTTGAGTTTCCCGGTGGTGCGATAAATAGAGGGGAAAGCCATTTTGATGCGGCCAAAAGAGAACTGGAAGAAGAGACATCTTTGATAAGTGATCAACTTATATTGTTATCTACAATGAGGCCTAACCCTGCCATAATGAGCAATAGGTGTTATGTCTACCTTGCAACAAATTGTAAACCAGATGGTAGATACAATTTTGATCCTTTTGAAGATATCACCGTGATCGATTATACAAAAAGTGAAGTAGAAAGCCTTATCAGAAATGGGGAGATCACACATTCCGTTGTACTGGGTGCTTATGCATGTTATAAGTTGTTTGGGGTGAGCAATGGGTGA
- the mazG gene encoding nucleoside triphosphate pyrophosphohydrolase yields MEKHFRELVNIVKKLRAPDGCPWDRQQTLYSLKEYLIEEVFELVDAIDKKDIDNIKEELGDLLLHVILHSTIAEEENLFTLNDVIKSISEKLIRRHPHVFGDTKVESSDDVMVNWEKIKKEEKKNRSILDEIPNGLPSIQKALKLQERARKVGFDWDSADDCLQKVNEEFKEFIDAVSSNNKDEISHELGDLFFALINFSRFIKINPDESLRKTNERFLKRFNYIEKKLHENHLTFDDVTLDELDKYWCEAKKIVG; encoded by the coding sequence ATGGAAAAGCATTTTAGAGAGCTTGTGAATATAGTAAAAAAGCTCAGGGCACCAGATGGCTGTCCCTGGGACAGGCAGCAGACTCTATACTCCCTCAAAGAATATCTTATTGAAGAAGTTTTCGAACTTGTAGATGCCATTGATAAGAAAGATATAGACAACATAAAAGAGGAACTTGGGGACCTATTGCTTCACGTGATTCTTCACTCCACCATTGCAGAAGAAGAAAATCTCTTTACATTGAATGATGTCATAAAATCTATCTCCGAAAAGCTGATAAGAAGACACCCCCACGTGTTTGGTGATACAAAAGTTGAATCCTCCGATGATGTAATGGTAAATTGGGAAAAAATTAAAAAAGAGGAAAAGAAAAACAGGTCGATCCTCGACGAAATACCAAATGGATTACCCTCTATACAAAAAGCCCTCAAGCTTCAGGAAAGGGCTAGAAAGGTAGGGTTTGATTGGGATTCTGCCGATGACTGTCTTCAAAAGGTAAATGAAGAATTTAAAGAATTTATTGATGCGGTTTCATCGAATAACAAGGACGAGATATCCCATGAGTTGGGGGATCTTTTTTTTGCTCTGATAAACTTTTCAAGATTTATAAAAATTAATCCCGACGAGTCCCTGAGAAAGACAAATGAAAGATTTCTAAAAAGATTCAACTATATTGAAAAAAAACTACATGAAAACCACCTGACTTTTGATGACGTCACCCTCGATGAACTTGACAAATACTGGTGCGAAGCCAAAAAGATTGTTGGTTAA
- a CDS encoding sensor histidine kinase, which produces MKKRSFKKSVIFTNFFLMVLLFVLLYIILSFTIRKSLLNSVGQLRFSEASLVANNIDNFIINNQRILRDISISIRELENNSENIQKGLNIFKPYLNNFDNGIFVFNSKGELMAEVPFIDKKRIGQSFAFREYFIITTSTKKPYVSKPYLSSKTNQYSIMFTFPVIEGEQIKFVVGGSINIQSLNNPIGALQNHKIGKSGYYYIYADDRSFIFHPDNSRIAKNDVPIGVNKLFDAALNGFEGFGETVNSKGYRYLATFFRIKSTNWILGGNYPINEALQPYEEMKKNIMVSFVFVFGFVLIGSFLVFKYFNRPFKHLSDAVSKIDIEKEGIKPIVIDGRFSYLEIDPVVDKINSLLDKIVLYQNRIVEVAQNEAISLIAGGVFHDITNSLTAANTRLYLLKKYKDNDPNAEKILSELEDILNNITGLSRKLLELSYTSAGNKKLVNIRELIKGVIKICDCSKYAVKIETESAVEPWLVYGDEIALLQVFQNILLNAVQATTDKSRAIEVRISNFDNKMAILAEIPQKRYVKISIKNYGEEIKEENLKKIFEPYFTTKPGGYGIGLTVAKKIIIEHEGYIFVNSSREEGTEFIIYLPYYAEKTLEEAKSIKN; this is translated from the coding sequence ATGAAAAAAAGATCATTTAAAAAATCTGTAATTTTTACAAACTTCTTTTTGATGGTACTTTTGTTTGTTTTATTATACATTATTTTATCTTTTACGATCAGAAAGAGTCTTTTAAATAGCGTAGGTCAATTGAGATTTTCCGAAGCAAGTCTTGTGGCAAATAATATTGATAACTTTATCATAAACAACCAGAGAATCTTACGGGATATATCTATTAGTATTAGAGAGTTAGAAAATAATTCTGAAAACATTCAGAAGGGTTTAAATATCTTTAAACCTTACTTGAATAATTTCGACAATGGAATATTTGTTTTTAACTCAAAAGGGGAGTTAATGGCGGAGGTTCCTTTTATCGATAAGAAAAGAATAGGCCAGAGCTTTGCCTTCAGGGAGTATTTTATAATAACTACCTCCACAAAAAAGCCATATGTATCAAAACCTTATTTATCAAGCAAAACAAATCAATATTCAATCATGTTTACTTTTCCTGTAATTGAAGGGGAACAGATAAAGTTTGTTGTGGGTGGTAGTATAAATATTCAATCATTAAATAATCCCATAGGTGCATTACAGAATCATAAAATTGGTAAGAGTGGGTACTATTATATATACGCAGATGACAGATCTTTTATATTTCATCCGGATAATTCCAGAATAGCTAAAAATGATGTCCCAATAGGTGTAAACAAATTATTCGATGCTGCTCTAAATGGCTTTGAAGGTTTTGGAGAAACGGTAAATTCAAAAGGTTATAGGTATTTAGCTACATTTTTTAGGATCAAAAGTACAAATTGGATATTAGGTGGTAACTATCCTATAAATGAGGCCCTACAACCGTACGAAGAAATGAAAAAAAATATCATGGTATCTTTTGTCTTTGTGTTTGGGTTCGTTCTTATCGGTTCATTTTTGGTGTTTAAGTATTTTAATAGACCATTTAAACATCTGTCTGATGCTGTTTCAAAAATAGATATAGAAAAGGAAGGGATCAAACCAATTGTTATTGACGGTAGGTTTTCTTATTTAGAAATTGATCCTGTGGTTGATAAGATAAATAGCTTGCTTGATAAGATAGTTTTGTATCAAAATAGGATTGTGGAAGTAGCTCAGAATGAAGCTATTAGTTTGATTGCTGGTGGTGTATTTCATGATATTACAAATAGCTTAACAGCTGCAAATACCAGATTATACCTACTAAAAAAATATAAAGATAATGATCCTAATGCTGAAAAGATTTTATCAGAGCTTGAAGATATTTTGAATAATATCACGGGACTTTCCAGAAAGCTTCTCGAGTTGTCATACACTTCAGCTGGTAATAAGAAACTGGTTAATATAAGAGAATTAATAAAAGGGGTAATAAAAATATGTGATTGTAGCAAATATGCTGTGAAGATTGAGACAGAGTCTGCTGTTGAACCATGGTTGGTTTATGGGGACGAGATAGCTCTTTTACAGGTATTTCAGAATATTTTATTAAATGCAGTACAGGCAACCACAGATAAAAGCAGAGCGATAGAGGTCAGGATTAGTAATTTTGATAATAAAATGGCAATATTGGCGGAGATTCCACAAAAAAGATATGTAAAAATATCTATAAAAAACTATGGGGAAGAGATAAAAGAAGAGAACTTAAAAAAGATTTTTGAACCATATTTTACCACAAAACCGGGAGGTTACGGTATAGGATTAACTGTGGCAAAAAAAATTATCATTGAGCATGAGGGGTATATATTTGTAAACAGCAGTAGAGAGGAGGGAACAGAGTTTATTATCTATCTTCCTTACTACGCAGAGAAGACGTTGGAAGAAGCTAAATCTATTAAAAATTAA
- a CDS encoding class II fructose-bisphosphate aldolase, protein MAVSYKELGLVNTREMFKKAMEGKYAVPAYNFNNLEQLQAIIQACVETKSPVILQVSKGAREYANATILRYLALGATQLAEEMGHKIPIALHLDHGDSFEICKSCVDYGFSSVMIDGSHLPFEENIAVTRKVVEYAHQFDVTVEGELGVLAGIEDDVSAEHSHYTDPAQVEEFVAKTGVDSLAISIGTSHGAYKFKVKPGEEVPPLRFDILEEVEKRLPGFPIVLHGASSVVPEYVELINKYGGKLEGAVGVPEEQLRRAAASAVCKINIDSDGRLAFTAKVREYLANNPKEFDPRKYLKPAREELVKLYKHKNINVLGSAGKA, encoded by the coding sequence ATGGCAGTTAGTTACAAAGAATTAGGTCTGGTGAATACCAGAGAGATGTTTAAAAAGGCTATGGAGGGGAAATACGCTGTTCCAGCCTATAATTTCAACAATCTTGAGCAGTTGCAGGCTATAATTCAGGCCTGTGTGGAAACAAAGTCACCGGTCATTTTACAGGTTTCAAAAGGCGCAAGGGAGTATGCAAATGCCACTATATTGAGATATCTGGCTTTAGGTGCCACGCAGTTGGCTGAGGAGATGGGGCATAAAATTCCAATAGCACTACATTTAGATCATGGTGATAGTTTTGAGATATGCAAGTCATGTGTTGATTATGGCTTTTCATCGGTTATGATAGATGGATCCCACCTGCCATTTGAGGAGAATATTGCCGTTACCAGAAAGGTTGTGGAGTACGCTCATCAATTCGATGTTACAGTTGAAGGGGAGTTGGGTGTGTTGGCCGGTATCGAAGATGATGTTTCGGCGGAGCATTCCCATTATACAGATCCTGCTCAGGTTGAGGAGTTTGTTGCTAAAACAGGGGTGGATTCTCTTGCTATATCGATCGGTACATCACACGGAGCGTACAAATTTAAAGTAAAGCCGGGTGAGGAGGTACCACCACTTAGATTTGACATTTTGGAAGAGGTTGAAAAAAGACTGCCAGGTTTCCCCATTGTTCTTCATGGTGCATCTTCTGTAGTTCCGGAGTATGTAGAGCTTATAAATAAATATGGTGGTAAACTGGAGGGTGCTGTGGGGGTACCAGAAGAACAATTAAGGAGAGCAGCGGCAAGTGCTGTATGTAAAATTAATATCGATAGTGATGGAAGATTGGCTTTTACTGCAAAAGTGAGGGAGTATCTTGCCAATAATCCGAAGGAGTTTGATCCAAGGAAATATTTAAAGCCCGCCAGAGAGGAGTTGGTGAAGCTTTATAAACACAAGAATATCAATGTGTTAGGAAGTGCAGGTAAAGCCTAA
- the mtnA gene encoding S-methyl-5-thioribose-1-phosphate isomerase codes for MDSHIIWENDKLLLLDQRQLPFKKIYVECCSIYDVAKAIKDMVVRGAPAIGVAAAYGFVLGKINGIDDETIYNILINTRPTAVNLEWALQRCLNQYKDYGDLLELAKKIHEEDISINKQIGKNGKELINNGENILTHCNAGALATGGYGTALGVIRAAFEEGKRIHVYVDETRPYLQGARLTAYELMEDGIDCTLICDNMAGYLMRLGKIDKVIVGADRIASNGDTANKIGTYSIAVLAMHHRIPFYVAAPISTFDMSINDGSFIKIEERAPYEVREVFGTKIATDETKVFNPSFDVTPHYLISGFITEKGVICPPYGNFILEKFNI; via the coding sequence GTGGATAGTCATATTATATGGGAAAACGATAAACTGTTGTTGCTGGATCAGAGGCAGTTGCCATTTAAAAAAATATATGTTGAATGCTGCTCCATTTACGATGTTGCTAAAGCAATAAAAGATATGGTTGTAAGAGGTGCTCCTGCGATAGGTGTGGCTGCTGCATATGGTTTTGTTCTGGGTAAAATAAACGGGATTGATGACGAAACGATATACAACATTTTGATAAATACAAGACCCACGGCGGTGAATCTTGAATGGGCATTGCAAAGGTGTCTTAATCAGTATAAGGATTATGGTGATCTTTTAGAATTAGCTAAAAAGATACATGAAGAGGATATTTCCATTAACAAACAGATCGGTAAAAACGGTAAAGAATTGATTAATAATGGTGAAAATATCCTCACCCATTGTAATGCTGGTGCCCTTGCCACAGGTGGTTATGGCACTGCATTGGGGGTCATAAGGGCAGCTTTTGAGGAAGGTAAAAGGATTCATGTGTATGTGGACGAAACAAGGCCATATCTGCAAGGGGCAAGGCTTACCGCTTATGAATTAATGGAGGATGGGATCGATTGCACTTTGATATGTGATAATATGGCTGGCTATTTAATGAGGCTTGGTAAAATAGATAAGGTGATTGTTGGTGCTGATAGAATTGCTTCAAATGGTGACACCGCAAACAAGATAGGTACCTATTCCATTGCGGTGCTGGCAATGCACCATAGAATCCCCTTTTATGTTGCAGCACCCATCAGTACATTTGATATGTCAATCAATGATGGGAGTTTTATTAAGATTGAGGAGAGGGCACCATATGAGGTGAGGGAGGTTTTTGGCACAAAAATAGCTACAGATGAAACTAAGGTTTTTAATCCCTCTTTCGATGTTACGCCTCATTATTTGATAAGTGGGTTTATAACAGAAAAAGGGGTAATCTGTCCACCATATGGCAATTTTATCCTTGAAAAATTTAATATATAA
- a CDS encoding flavodoxin family protein: MDIVIINGSPRKNGNSSFIATELEKKFLEKGDSVKVLNLNDMSYKGCQGCLSCRKNNSFCVVNDDLGKLLSTFVETDLFVVISPNYYGFVTGQMKLFLDRWYCLKDANKRTKLREGAKGFFILTQGSPNRDHGKSVSDWAKHLFEGFGLKYYGYVLPGLSADNTDMAKVKIKEIIMNINMFI; the protein is encoded by the coding sequence ATGGATATTGTCATTATCAATGGTAGTCCACGAAAAAATGGTAATAGCTCTTTTATTGCAACAGAGCTCGAAAAAAAGTTTTTAGAGAAAGGTGATAGTGTAAAGGTCTTAAATCTAAATGATATGTCGTATAAAGGGTGTCAGGGTTGTTTATCATGTAGGAAAAATAACAGCTTTTGTGTAGTAAATGATGATTTGGGGAAACTACTTTCCACATTTGTGGAAACAGATCTGTTTGTGGTTATAAGTCCCAACTATTACGGTTTTGTGACGGGGCAGATGAAGCTTTTTCTCGATAGATGGTATTGTTTAAAGGATGCAAATAAACGGACAAAGCTAAGAGAGGGTGCAAAGGGGTTCTTCATTCTAACGCAGGGATCCCCAAACAGGGATCATGGTAAATCTGTATCCGATTGGGCAAAACATCTGTTTGAGGGTTTTGGTTTGAAATATTATGGGTATGTTCTACCTGGTTTGAGTGCGGATAATACAGATATGGCAAAGGTGAAGATAAAAGAGATCATCATGAATATCAATATGTTTATATAG
- the thpR gene encoding RNA 2',3'-cyclic phosphodiesterase translates to MRSFIALDLKEDNKKSILNYVSGFRGILVGKFIPESQLHSTLFFFEDFKGNLNDLKAFFKEVAFSPFDLEITGFDYFSFKDNPTILFLKYKTQRLYDYYKHLKDFLDRYKISYDKKPFKEHITVCRIKKVDDLDLFRRRILSANETFFPVTITVPSISFYRSKLMSSGPVYEKLFSLGGV, encoded by the coding sequence GTGAGAAGCTTTATTGCTCTTGATTTAAAAGAGGACAACAAAAAGTCGATTTTAAATTATGTTTCAGGATTTCGGGGTATATTGGTGGGTAAATTTATACCAGAATCACAACTACACTCTACACTATTTTTTTTTGAAGATTTCAAAGGGAATCTCAATGATTTGAAAGCTTTTTTTAAGGAAGTGGCTTTTTCCCCTTTCGATTTAGAGATAACCGGTTTTGATTATTTCAGTTTTAAGGATAATCCCACCATCCTTTTTCTAAAATATAAAACCCAACGATTGTACGATTATTATAAGCATCTTAAAGATTTTCTGGACAGATATAAAATAAGTTACGACAAAAAACCTTTTAAAGAGCATATAACTGTCTGTAGAATAAAAAAAGTAGATGATCTGGATCTGTTTCGCAGGCGGATTTTAAGTGCCAACGAAACCTTTTTTCCGGTTACTATTACTGTACCATCCATATCATTTTACAGGAGTAAATTAATGTCAAGTGGTCCTGTTTATGAAAAACTTTTTTCTTTAGGGGGCGTGTAA
- a CDS encoding competence/damage-inducible protein A — MIRSAIIAVGSEIFIGSIVDTNSAYLAKRLNQIGVTVDLITPLPDDIGRMVETFKKCFSEYDFFITTGGLGPTFDDLTAEAIAKAAGVKLQFNDTAYKHIEDLLTKRGVSIKESHKRQALLPEGALLLPNSKGTAMGFICDKNGSYSISLPGIPYEMKPMFEDYVIPFIRKHFNLPEIFMEDIRFAGLPESDVDEVIREIGVPSNLECIINVSKGEIIVRVRTTDRKVFDPFVTNLIEKLNRFYIGKGDESMGEILFRMLNERKKSISFAESCTGGLLSKMITDIPGSSKVFVGSVVSYSNDVKMGLLGVSEETLKSFGAVSKETAMEMIKGCKKLFNTDIAVAVTGIAGPDGGTSEKPVGLVYTAIDIEGELEVKEHLFSGDRDAIRERSAKYVFDSIIKRLKSR, encoded by the coding sequence ATGATAAGATCTGCTATTATTGCCGTAGGTAGTGAAATATTTATCGGCAGCATTGTGGATACCAACTCTGCTTATCTGGCAAAAAGACTAAACCAGATCGGCGTTACGGTTGATCTGATTACTCCTTTACCAGATGATATCGGAAGAATGGTGGAAACCTTTAAAAAGTGTTTCTCTGAATACGATTTCTTTATAACCACAGGTGGTCTTGGACCTACCTTTGACGATCTGACGGCAGAAGCAATAGCAAAAGCTGCTGGAGTAAAATTGCAATTTAATGATACTGCATATAAACATATTGAGGATCTTCTCACCAAACGGGGTGTTTCCATAAAAGAGTCCCACAAAAGACAGGCTCTTTTACCTGAAGGGGCCTTGTTGTTACCAAACAGCAAAGGCACCGCAATGGGTTTTATCTGTGATAAGAATGGTTCCTATTCGATATCTTTACCGGGGATCCCATATGAGATGAAGCCGATGTTCGAGGATTATGTCATTCCTTTTATCAGAAAGCATTTTAATCTCCCGGAGATATTTATGGAAGATATCAGATTTGCCGGACTACCCGAGTCGGATGTGGATGAGGTGATAAGGGAGATTGGGGTTCCTTCCAATTTGGAGTGTATCATCAATGTTTCTAAAGGGGAGATTATTGTTAGGGTTAGGACAACAGATAGAAAAGTTTTTGATCCTTTCGTTACAAATCTAATCGAAAAGCTAAACAGATTTTATATCGGCAAAGGTGACGAGTCGATGGGAGAGATACTTTTTAGAATGCTAAATGAGAGAAAAAAGTCGATCTCCTTTGCGGAAAGCTGTACAGGGGGATTGTTGTCCAAAATGATCACAGATATCCCCGGTTCATCAAAGGTATTTGTTGGGTCTGTTGTATCATATTCAAATGATGTTAAAATGGGTCTTTTGGGTGTGTCCGAAGAGACATTGAAAAGTTTTGGTGCTGTAAGTAAGGAAACGGCTATGGAGATGATCAAAGGGTGTAAAAAACTTTTTAATACAGATATTGCGGTTGCTGTCACCGGGATCGCTGGACCTGATGGGGGGACATCAGAGAAGCCTGTGGGGCTTGTGTATACGGCCATTGATATCGAAGGGGAATTGGAGGTAAAAGAGCATCTTTTCTCTGGCGACAGGGATGCCATAAGGGAAAGAAGTGCTAAATACGTATTCGATAGTATTATAAAGAGGTTGAAGAGTAGGTGA
- a CDS encoding phosphatidylglycerophosphatase A family protein has translation MDRFYTTVATGFFTGYSNWAPGTVGTLVAIPIYFLVNLFFSSFVVLLVGIGLLVLGYFASEFYSSISEERDPKEVVIDEIAAFYLLIYFAPLGTFSMVIKLPILFGLFRLFDIIKLYPANLMERFEGGLGIMLDDLVAAGYALVAYLLILWAL, from the coding sequence ATGGATAGATTTTACACTACAGTGGCAACTGGTTTTTTTACAGGTTACTCAAACTGGGCTCCTGGGACAGTGGGGACGTTGGTGGCAATACCTATTTACTTTTTGGTAAATCTTTTTTTTAGCAGCTTTGTGGTATTATTAGTAGGGATCGGATTACTTGTTTTAGGGTATTTTGCTTCTGAATTTTACTCATCCATTTCAGAGGAAAGAGATCCCAAAGAGGTAGTTATTGATGAGATTGCTGCATTTTATCTTTTGATATATTTTGCACCCCTGGGTACTTTTTCAATGGTAATAAAATTACCAATTTTATTTGGCTTATTCAGATTATTTGATATTATCAAGCTTTATCCTGCAAACTTAATGGAAAGGTTTGAGGGTGGTTTGGGGATTATGCTGGATGATCTGGTGGCTGCGGGGTATGCTCTGGTGGCTTATCTTTTGATATTATGGGCTCTGTAA